The proteins below come from a single Isoptericola dokdonensis DS-3 genomic window:
- the recR gene encoding recombination mediator RecR yields MYEGAVQDLIDELGRLPGVGPKSAQRIAFHLLATDASDVRRLVDALTEVKARVQFCETCGNVAESPTCRVCADPRRADDVICVVEEPKDVVVVERTREYRGRYHVLGGAINPLENVGPDDLRISQLLTRLADGTVTEVILATDPNVEGEATATYLSRLIAPMGVTVSRLASGLPVGGDLEYADEVTLGRAFEGRRVVGA; encoded by the coding sequence GTGTACGAAGGCGCGGTCCAGGACCTGATCGACGAGCTCGGCCGGCTGCCCGGCGTCGGGCCCAAGAGCGCGCAGCGGATCGCGTTCCACCTGCTCGCCACGGACGCGTCGGACGTCCGCCGCCTGGTCGACGCGCTGACGGAGGTCAAGGCGCGCGTCCAGTTCTGCGAGACGTGCGGCAACGTGGCGGAGTCCCCGACGTGCCGCGTGTGTGCCGACCCGCGCCGCGCCGACGACGTCATCTGCGTCGTCGAGGAGCCGAAGGACGTCGTCGTCGTGGAACGCACCCGCGAGTACCGCGGCCGGTACCACGTGCTCGGCGGGGCCATCAACCCGCTGGAGAACGTCGGCCCCGACGACCTGCGCATCAGCCAGCTCCTCACCCGGCTCGCGGACGGCACGGTCACCGAGGTGATCCTCGCCACCGACCCGAACGTCGAGGGCGAGGCCACCGCCACGTACCTGTCCCGGCTCATCGCCCCCATGGGCGTCACCGTGTCCCGCCTGGCGTCCGGACTGCCCGTCGGGGGAGACTTGGAGTACGCGGACGAGGTGACCCTCGGCCGTGCGTTCGAAGGACGACGGGTCGTCGGGGCCTGA
- a CDS encoding serine hydrolase domain-containing protein, producing the protein MTTTHLLPRANPESQGVDPAALTRLVERLDGIDDVHSLLVLRHGHVVAEAWWDPFTAAEPHKMFSVSKSVTATAVGLAVAEGLLDVDDRVLDLLPDDAPSDPGENLARMRVRDLLTMTSGHDADTMLFTLHDLHRPGGSWARDILAAPVPHEPGTRFVYNTGATYLVSAILHRLTGERMLDWLTPRLFAPLGIVGATWEQCPAGIDVGGYGLRLTTEQLAALGQLWLQRGRWEGRQLVPAAWVDEMTSAQVPNGPRDEPGEPGDWSQGYGFQFWRCRFGAYRADGAFGQFCVVWPEHDLVAVLTSGTARTAAELTAVLAELGPACSPAPAEVAVPASDGVPFAPPGLAVSWPRGAAGTPLGAMVEGAPFVLAPHAGDHLPGGSPDADPDTGDEADPDAAPGSPDDERAGAFLRWHAVAVHHAPDGIELRWTTEPDGPWHTVRCGVGRWTTGEVVLVDEPIRVAGAAAWTAPDTLLLRLLWQGTPFALDVTLRFGGDGEGRHVEVAVDQNVAFGPTALLRATGLGA; encoded by the coding sequence GTGACGACGACGCACCTGCTGCCCCGCGCGAACCCCGAGTCCCAGGGGGTCGACCCCGCCGCCCTGACCAGGCTGGTCGAACGTCTCGACGGGATCGACGACGTCCACAGCCTCCTGGTGCTGCGGCACGGGCACGTGGTGGCCGAGGCGTGGTGGGACCCGTTCACCGCCGCGGAGCCCCACAAGATGTTCTCGGTGTCGAAGTCGGTGACCGCCACGGCCGTCGGGCTCGCCGTCGCCGAGGGCCTGCTGGACGTCGACGACCGCGTGCTCGACCTGCTGCCCGACGACGCGCCGTCCGACCCGGGGGAGAACCTCGCCCGGATGCGGGTGCGCGACCTGCTGACGATGACGTCAGGTCACGACGCCGACACGATGCTGTTCACGCTGCACGACCTGCACCGGCCGGGCGGGTCCTGGGCGCGGGACATCCTCGCGGCGCCCGTCCCGCACGAGCCGGGCACCCGGTTCGTCTACAACACGGGGGCGACGTACCTGGTCAGCGCGATCCTGCACCGGCTCACGGGCGAGCGGATGCTCGACTGGCTGACGCCGCGGCTGTTCGCGCCGCTCGGCATCGTGGGCGCCACGTGGGAGCAGTGCCCGGCCGGGATCGACGTCGGCGGGTACGGGCTGCGGCTCACCACCGAGCAGCTCGCTGCCCTCGGGCAGCTCTGGCTGCAGCGGGGCCGGTGGGAGGGACGCCAGCTGGTCCCGGCGGCCTGGGTGGACGAGATGACGTCCGCGCAGGTGCCGAACGGCCCGCGGGACGAGCCGGGGGAGCCTGGCGACTGGTCCCAGGGGTACGGCTTCCAGTTCTGGCGGTGCCGGTTCGGCGCCTACCGCGCCGACGGCGCCTTCGGGCAGTTCTGCGTCGTGTGGCCCGAGCACGACCTCGTCGCCGTCCTCACGAGCGGGACGGCGCGCACCGCGGCCGAGCTCACGGCGGTGCTCGCCGAGCTCGGCCCGGCGTGCTCGCCGGCGCCTGCCGAGGTTGCCGTACCGGCGTCGGACGGCGTCCCGTTCGCGCCGCCCGGTCTCGCCGTGTCGTGGCCGCGAGGTGCGGCGGGCACGCCGCTGGGGGCGATGGTCGAGGGCGCGCCGTTCGTCCTGGCGCCGCACGCGGGGGACCACCTCCCCGGCGGGTCCCCGGACGCCGACCCGGACACCGGCGACGAGGCCGACCCGGACGCCGCACCGGGCAGCCCGGACGACGAGCGGGCCGGTGCGTTCCTGCGCTGGCACGCCGTCGCCGTCCACCACGCCCCCGACGGGATCGAGCTGCGCTGGACGACGGAACCGGACGGGCCCTGGCACACCGTGCGCTGCGGCGTCGGACGCTGGACCACCGGTGAGGTGGTGCTGGTCGACGAGCCGATCCGGGTCGCGGGCGCCGCGGCCTGGACCGCGCCCGACACCCTGCTGCTCCGCCTGCTCTGGCAGGGGACGCCGTTCGCGCTGGACGTCACGCTGCGGTTCGGCGGCGACGGCGAGGGGCGGCACGTCGAGGTGGCCGTCGACCAGAACGTCGCGTTCGGGCCCACCGCCCTGCTGCGCGCGACCGGCCTGGGGGCCTGA
- a CDS encoding sensor histidine kinase — translation MTSHRPAASLAGGARGVELYTRVTLYLFVPLEALFYVYAVVAVADSAEPLPSAGALGALLVTAVVHMGLCFWTIHVGFDEPLVDGGRPHPAMVAMLTATAVLAALALVVLPGGEGWADARSLTIGVCGAATFGALAVGFPFRRLAVAAVGLPVLVVALAALDGGLGAGTVSLAVFLYAATLFWTGTVRLSVWVLEVVRELEATREVAARLAVAEERLRISRDMHDVVGRALSAVAVKSELAAALARRGDPRAADEMDEVRTLAHDSLREVRGVVAGYRSADLATELAGARSVLRAAGIAVRVVGDVPALDPSRQEALAWVVREAVTNVVRHSHATRCRLDLDRDAAAGDVVLRVTNDGVARTADAVGAADAPGDVPRPPGGTGLAGLRERLAAVGGSLDVAAHGHEFTVTARVPSPGATA, via the coding sequence GTGACCTCCCACCGGCCTGCCGCGTCCCTCGCGGGCGGTGCCCGCGGCGTCGAGCTCTACACGCGGGTCACCCTCTACCTGTTCGTGCCGCTGGAGGCGTTGTTCTACGTCTACGCGGTGGTCGCCGTCGCGGACAGCGCGGAGCCGCTGCCGTCCGCCGGCGCCCTCGGCGCGCTGCTGGTGACGGCGGTCGTGCACATGGGGCTGTGCTTCTGGACGATCCACGTCGGGTTCGACGAGCCGCTGGTCGACGGCGGGCGCCCGCACCCGGCGATGGTCGCGATGCTCACGGCGACGGCGGTGCTGGCGGCGCTCGCGCTGGTGGTCCTGCCGGGCGGGGAGGGCTGGGCCGACGCCCGGTCGCTGACGATCGGCGTGTGCGGCGCGGCGACCTTCGGGGCGCTGGCCGTCGGGTTCCCGTTCCGCCGGCTGGCGGTGGCGGCGGTCGGGCTGCCGGTGCTGGTCGTCGCGCTGGCCGCGCTGGACGGCGGGCTCGGGGCGGGCACCGTGTCCCTGGCGGTCTTCCTCTACGCCGCGACCCTGTTCTGGACGGGCACGGTCCGGCTGTCCGTGTGGGTGCTGGAGGTGGTGCGCGAGCTGGAGGCGACCCGCGAGGTCGCGGCCCGGCTCGCGGTCGCCGAGGAGCGGCTGCGCATCTCGCGGGACATGCACGACGTCGTCGGGCGGGCGCTGTCCGCGGTGGCGGTCAAGAGCGAGCTGGCGGCGGCGCTGGCCCGTCGCGGCGACCCGCGGGCCGCGGACGAGATGGACGAGGTCCGCACGCTGGCCCACGACTCGCTGCGCGAGGTGCGCGGCGTCGTCGCGGGCTACCGGTCGGCGGACCTCGCGACCGAGCTCGCCGGGGCGCGGTCCGTGCTGCGCGCCGCCGGGATCGCGGTGCGCGTCGTCGGGGACGTCCCCGCCCTCGACCCGTCGCGCCAGGAGGCGCTGGCCTGGGTGGTGCGGGAGGCCGTGACGAACGTGGTGCGGCACTCGCACGCCACCCGCTGCCGCCTCGACCTGGACCGCGACGCCGCCGCCGGCGACGTCGTGCTGCGGGTCACCAACGACGGCGTGGCGCGCACCGCCGACGCGGTGGGCGCGGCCGACGCTCCCGGCGACGTGCCCCGCCCGCCCGGCGGCACCGGCCTGGCCGGGCTGCGCGAACGCCTCGCCGCCGTCGGCGGCAGCCTCGACGTCGCCGCGCACGGCCACGAGTTCACCGTCACCGCCCGCGTCCCGAGCCCTGGAGCGACCGCATGA
- a CDS encoding response regulator transcription factor has protein sequence MIRIVLADDETLIRDAVARLLDLEDDLEVVAVAGSGPEALAAIRRERPDVAVLDLQMPGADGIEVAEALLAEQPACGIVIVTGHGRPGHLKKALGSGVRGFLPKSVPATVLADTIRQVAAGGRYVDQELAAEAIAAGDSPLTAREADVLELAADGAPVEEIAARAALAPGTVRNYLSSAVAKLGVTNRHEAVRLARAKGWV, from the coding sequence ATGATCCGCATCGTCCTCGCCGACGACGAGACCCTCATCCGGGACGCCGTGGCGCGGCTGCTCGACCTGGAGGACGACCTCGAGGTCGTCGCGGTGGCGGGCAGCGGCCCCGAGGCGCTCGCCGCGATCCGCCGGGAGCGCCCCGACGTCGCGGTGCTCGACCTGCAGATGCCGGGCGCGGACGGCATCGAGGTCGCCGAGGCGCTGCTCGCCGAGCAGCCGGCGTGCGGGATCGTCATCGTCACCGGGCACGGCCGGCCGGGGCACCTGAAGAAGGCGCTCGGGTCCGGGGTGCGCGGGTTCCTGCCGAAGTCGGTGCCGGCGACGGTGCTGGCGGACACGATCCGGCAGGTCGCCGCCGGGGGCCGGTACGTCGACCAGGAGCTCGCGGCGGAAGCCATCGCCGCGGGGGACTCGCCGTTGACGGCCCGCGAGGCCGACGTCCTGGAGCTCGCGGCCGACGGCGCCCCCGTCGAGGAGATCGCGGCCCGCGCCGCGCTCGCCCCGGGCACGGTGCGCAACTACCTGTCGTCGGCGGTCGCGAAGCTCGGAGTCACGAACCGGCACGAGGCCGTGCGGCTCGCCCGCGCGAAGGGCTGGGTCTGA
- a CDS encoding ABC transporter permease, with translation MSTTTVPAPAARATAPRLRRLMSLTRAETLLLLRNRTALMYALALPVAFVLLFSVVGGIGREDAVGQEVSAGVLVTLLTISLIFVVYYNITTAYVARREDRVLQRLLTGSASRLDVLLAPAVPPAVIVLAQVVLGYVAVTLLLDPPGLVNPVLVLLAAVGGTAVMVALAAATAGMSRTVESVQLTTLPVIVLVLPFAGMFPLPQGSVIDTVARFTPLRGVTDLLWLGLTGRDADGATLTFAETFVAAAQPLGVVILWTALAAWAARRWMRWAPRR, from the coding sequence ATGAGCACCACGACCGTTCCTGCCCCTGCCGCCCGCGCGACCGCGCCGCGGTTGCGGAGGCTGATGTCCCTGACCCGCGCGGAGACGCTGCTGCTGCTGCGCAACCGCACGGCACTGATGTACGCGCTGGCGCTGCCGGTGGCGTTCGTCCTGCTGTTCTCCGTCGTCGGTGGCATCGGTCGCGAGGACGCCGTCGGCCAGGAGGTCTCGGCGGGCGTCCTGGTCACGCTGCTGACGATCTCGTTGATCTTCGTCGTCTACTACAACATCACCACCGCGTACGTGGCCCGCCGTGAGGACCGGGTGCTGCAACGACTCCTCACCGGCTCGGCGTCGCGGCTCGACGTGCTGCTCGCACCCGCCGTCCCGCCCGCCGTGATCGTGCTGGCCCAGGTGGTGCTCGGGTACGTGGCGGTCACGCTGCTGCTCGACCCGCCCGGCCTGGTGAACCCGGTGCTGGTGCTGCTCGCCGCGGTCGGCGGCACGGCGGTCATGGTGGCGCTCGCGGCGGCCACGGCCGGCATGTCGAGGACGGTCGAGTCGGTGCAGCTCACCACGCTGCCCGTCATCGTGCTGGTGCTGCCGTTCGCGGGGATGTTCCCGCTGCCGCAGGGCAGCGTCATCGACACCGTCGCGCGGTTCACGCCGCTGCGCGGCGTCACGGACCTGCTGTGGCTCGGCCTGACGGGCCGGGACGCGGACGGCGCCACCCTGACCTTCGCCGAGACGTTCGTGGCGGCCGCGCAGCCGCTCGGCGTCGTGATCCTGTGGACGGCGCTGGCCGCCTGGGCCGCACGACGGTGGATGCGCTGGGCCCCGCGTCGGTGA
- a CDS encoding ABC transporter ATP-binding protein, with amino-acid sequence MTENIISLRGVRRRYGRFEAVRGVDLDVRRGELLALLGVNGAGKTSLVELVEGLAPADGGTISVLGHDPYRERHRVVGGLGIMLQEAGFSADLTTAETARMWAGTLGAPRDVDEVLASLSLDGRADVRVGSLSGGERRRLDLALAILGRPELLIMDEPTTGLDPESRRAVWRLVRGLLDDGMTVLLTTHYLEEAEALADRIAIMRAGRVVREGTVAETVAAEPARIEFVPHSDGGERLTLTPSDLPVLAGTVGVEVDRDRVLLQTTALQRDLEGLLVWARERGVVLEELDARAASLEQAFLSLAQGADTDEEVAA; translated from the coding sequence ATGACCGAGAACATCATCTCCCTGCGCGGCGTCCGACGCCGCTACGGCCGGTTCGAAGCGGTGCGCGGCGTCGACCTCGACGTCCGCCGCGGCGAGCTGCTGGCCCTCCTCGGGGTCAACGGCGCCGGCAAGACCTCGCTGGTCGAGCTCGTCGAGGGCCTCGCGCCCGCCGACGGCGGCACGATCAGCGTCCTCGGGCACGACCCGTACCGCGAGCGGCACCGCGTCGTCGGCGGCCTCGGGATCATGCTCCAGGAGGCCGGCTTCTCCGCCGACCTCACCACCGCCGAGACGGCCCGCATGTGGGCCGGCACCCTCGGCGCCCCGCGCGACGTCGACGAGGTGCTCGCCTCGCTCTCCCTCGACGGGCGGGCGGACGTCCGCGTCGGCAGCCTGTCCGGCGGCGAGCGCCGCCGCCTCGACCTGGCGCTGGCGATCCTCGGGCGTCCCGAGCTGCTCATCATGGACGAGCCCACCACGGGCCTCGACCCGGAGAGCCGTCGCGCCGTGTGGCGGCTGGTGCGTGGCCTGCTCGACGACGGCATGACGGTGCTGCTCACCACGCACTACCTGGAGGAGGCGGAGGCGCTCGCCGACCGCATCGCGATCATGCGGGCGGGGCGGGTGGTCCGGGAGGGCACGGTCGCCGAGACCGTCGCCGCGGAGCCCGCCCGCATCGAGTTCGTCCCGCACTCCGACGGCGGCGAGCGGCTCACGCTCACCCCGTCCGACCTGCCCGTGCTCGCCGGGACGGTGGGCGTCGAGGTCGACCGCGACCGCGTGCTGCTGCAGACCACCGCGCTCCAGCGCGACCTGGAGGGCCTGCTGGTGTGGGCCCGTGAGCGCGGAGTGGTCCTGGAAGAGCTCGATGCGCGCGCCGCGTCGCTCGAGCAGGCGTTCCTGTCCCTGGCGCAGGGCGCCGACACCGACGAGGAGGTTGCCGCATGA
- a CDS encoding GntR family transcriptional regulator, which produces MFDGPEPIYVQIARMIRAQVLAGDLAEEEQVMSTTQFATTFRINPATAAKAFAGLVDEGVLYKRRGLGMFVAPGARERLLDQHRKAYFDDVLAPALAQAAVLGISADDVVAYVRGTDGHARPTTTEKS; this is translated from the coding sequence GTGTTCGACGGACCCGAGCCGATCTACGTCCAGATCGCACGGATGATCCGGGCGCAGGTGCTCGCCGGTGATCTCGCGGAGGAGGAGCAGGTCATGTCCACCACCCAGTTCGCGACGACGTTCCGCATCAACCCGGCCACCGCCGCCAAGGCGTTCGCCGGTCTGGTGGACGAGGGCGTGCTCTACAAGCGCCGCGGTCTCGGCATGTTCGTCGCGCCCGGCGCGCGGGAACGCCTGCTCGACCAGCACCGCAAGGCCTACTTCGACGACGTCCTCGCCCCCGCCCTCGCCCAGGCGGCGGTCCTCGGGATCAGCGCCGACGACGTCGTCGCCTACGTCCGGGGCACCGACGGCCACGCCCGACCGACCACCACGGAGAAGTCATGA
- a CDS encoding TSUP family transporter — translation MLDLDVTTILLLVLAGLAAGWVDAVVGGGGLIQLPALLLVPGISPVQALATNKLGSIMGTSVSALTYYRRVGPDLTTAAPMALTALVGAYGGAALASYIPAELFTPIILVVLIAVAVFTILKPQLGAHDDLRWEGNRHRWTAAGIGAVIGAYDGLLGPGTGTFLVISLVSILGYAFLPASALAKIVNFATNLGALLFFVPHGAVIWGLGLAMGAANLVGGYVGARMAVAKGSGFVRVVFVVVVGALILRLGYDVLTDLV, via the coding sequence GTGCTCGATCTCGACGTCACCACGATCCTCCTGCTCGTCCTCGCGGGCCTCGCCGCCGGGTGGGTGGACGCCGTCGTCGGTGGCGGCGGGCTGATCCAGCTCCCCGCGCTGCTGCTCGTACCCGGCATCTCACCGGTGCAGGCGCTCGCGACGAACAAGCTGGGCTCCATCATGGGGACCTCGGTCAGCGCGCTCACGTACTACCGGCGCGTCGGGCCCGACCTCACCACCGCGGCGCCGATGGCGCTCACCGCGCTGGTCGGTGCGTACGGCGGCGCCGCCCTCGCGAGCTACATCCCCGCCGAGCTGTTCACCCCCATCATCCTCGTCGTGCTCATCGCCGTGGCTGTCTTCACGATCCTCAAGCCGCAGCTCGGCGCCCACGACGACCTGCGCTGGGAGGGCAACCGGCACCGGTGGACCGCCGCCGGGATCGGTGCCGTCATCGGCGCGTACGACGGCCTCCTCGGACCCGGCACCGGCACGTTCCTCGTCATCTCCCTGGTGAGCATCCTCGGGTACGCGTTCCTCCCGGCGTCGGCGCTGGCGAAGATCGTCAACTTCGCCACCAACCTCGGTGCGCTGCTGTTCTTCGTGCCGCACGGCGCCGTGATCTGGGGGCTCGGCCTCGCGATGGGCGCGGCCAACCTGGTCGGCGGGTACGTCGGCGCGCGGATGGCGGTCGCGAAGGGCAGCGGGTTCGTGCGCGTGGTGTTCGTCGTCGTCGTCGGGGCGCTGATCCTGCGGCTCGGGTACGACGTCCTCACCGACCTCGTGTGA
- a CDS encoding DUF5063 domain-containing protein encodes MSAQARTFLSTTTQVASGGFPGAEISLLILATSDLLAAGARLAAIVDVVPAERFEPDTGRQTDVDPLRDALAQMFDGFDDYAEVADPLLGPEVVPATISGDLACVTEEVAKGLQHFDDGHELEGLWWWQFSYLSIWGDRASSVLRVLQAVLAHLRLDVEDDVAAEAEYDALHS; translated from the coding sequence ATGTCCGCGCAGGCCCGCACGTTCCTGTCGACCACCACCCAGGTCGCGTCCGGCGGGTTCCCCGGCGCGGAGATTTCCCTGCTCATCCTCGCGACGTCCGACCTGCTGGCCGCGGGCGCCCGCCTCGCCGCGATCGTCGACGTCGTCCCCGCCGAACGGTTCGAGCCCGACACCGGGCGCCAGACCGACGTCGACCCGCTGCGCGACGCCCTGGCGCAGATGTTCGACGGCTTCGACGACTACGCCGAGGTCGCGGACCCGCTGCTCGGCCCCGAGGTCGTGCCCGCCACCATCTCCGGCGACCTCGCGTGCGTCACCGAGGAGGTCGCCAAGGGCCTCCAGCACTTCGACGACGGCCACGAGCTCGAGGGCCTGTGGTGGTGGCAGTTCAGCTACCTGTCGATCTGGGGGGACCGCGCGTCCTCCGTGCTGCGGGTCCTGCAGGCCGTGCTCGCCCACCTGCGCCTCGACGTCGAGGACGACGTCGCCGCCGAGGCCGAGTACGACGCCCTGCACTCCTGA
- a CDS encoding aspartate kinase: protein MALIVQKYGGSSVSDAQSIKRVAKRIAEARRAGNDVVVVVSAMGDTTDELLDLAGQISPRPPQRELDILLTAGERISMSLLAMAITNLGVKAKSFTGQQAGLITDAVHGRARIVDVVPHRIRETIERGQVAIVAGFQGVSSNNDVTTLGRGGSDTTAVALAAGLDADVCEIYTDVDGVFTADPRIVPSARKIERTTYEEMLELAASGAKVLALRSVEYARRYGVPVHVRSSFSGATGTMVVGTHGDLIDPNASHDQEEAMEDPIISGVAHDRSESKITIVGVPDVPGQAARIFEVVAGAGANIDMIVQNVSAAATGLTDISFTLPHGDARPTMAALNAVKDELKFAELEVDDQIGKLSLVGAGMKSHPGVSARLFGALRDAGVNIEMISTSEIRISVVTREDSLDDAVRAVHTAFQLDSSDGEAVVYAGTGR, encoded by the coding sequence ATGGCACTGATCGTGCAGAAGTACGGTGGGTCGTCCGTCTCGGACGCCCAGTCCATCAAGCGGGTGGCGAAGCGCATCGCCGAGGCCCGACGCGCAGGGAACGACGTGGTCGTCGTGGTGAGCGCCATGGGCGACACCACGGACGAGCTCCTCGACCTCGCCGGGCAGATCAGCCCGAGACCCCCGCAACGAGAGCTCGACATCCTGCTCACGGCAGGCGAGCGGATCTCCATGTCGCTCCTCGCGATGGCGATCACCAACCTCGGCGTCAAGGCGAAGTCCTTCACGGGCCAGCAGGCCGGCCTCATCACCGACGCCGTCCACGGGCGGGCCCGCATCGTCGACGTCGTCCCGCACCGCATCCGCGAGACGATCGAACGCGGCCAGGTCGCGATCGTCGCAGGGTTCCAGGGCGTCAGCAGCAACAACGACGTCACGACGCTCGGTCGCGGCGGGTCCGACACCACCGCCGTCGCGCTCGCCGCCGGCCTCGACGCCGACGTCTGCGAGATCTACACCGACGTCGACGGCGTGTTCACCGCCGACCCGCGCATCGTCCCCAGCGCCCGCAAGATCGAGCGCACCACCTACGAGGAGATGCTCGAGCTCGCGGCGTCCGGCGCCAAGGTGCTCGCGCTGCGCAGCGTCGAGTACGCCCGCCGCTACGGCGTCCCCGTCCACGTCCGCAGCTCGTTCTCCGGCGCGACCGGCACGATGGTCGTCGGCACGCACGGCGACCTCATCGACCCGAACGCCTCGCACGACCAGGAGGAAGCCATGGAAGACCCGATCATCTCCGGCGTCGCGCACGACCGCAGCGAGTCCAAGATCACCATCGTCGGCGTGCCCGACGTGCCCGGCCAGGCCGCGCGCATCTTCGAGGTCGTCGCCGGCGCCGGCGCGAACATCGACATGATCGTGCAGAACGTGTCGGCCGCGGCCACCGGCCTCACCGACATCTCGTTCACCCTGCCGCACGGCGACGCCCGTCCCACGATGGCCGCCCTCAACGCCGTCAAGGACGAGCTGAAGTTCGCCGAGCTCGAGGTCGACGACCAGATCGGCAAGCTGTCGCTCGTCGGCGCCGGCATGAAGTCCCACCCGGGCGTGTCCGCGCGCCTGTTCGGCGCGCTGCGGGACGCGGGCGTCAACATCGAGATGATCTCCACCTCGGAGATCCGCATCTCCGTCGTGACCCGCGAGGACTCCCTCGACGACGCGGTCCGCGCCGTGCACACCGCCTTCCAGCTGGACTCCTCCGACGGCGAGGCCGTCGTCTACGCCGGGACGGGGCGGTGA
- a CDS encoding aspartate-semialdehyde dehydrogenase, with protein MALINDSGVNVAVVGATGQVGGVLQRLLAERAFPVRDLRFFASARSAGTTLTYEGVEVVVEDVAATATDDLADIDVAIFSAGGGTSREHAPRFAEAGAVVIDNSSAWRLDPEVPLVVSEVNPEAIAEAAKGIVANPNCTTMAAMPVLKPLADEAGLERLRVATYQAVSGSGLGGVRELADQARAAVAGDLEGLAHSGSAVAFPEPEKYVAPIAFDVIALAGNLVDDGSGETDEEQKLRNESRKILGLPDLAVAGTCVRVPVFSGHSLAIHAEFSSPITPERARELLAAAPGVELVDVPTPLLAAGADPSYVGRIRTDQSVPGGRGLVLFVSNDNLRKGAALNAVQIAELVAADLAELSTIDLAEAAAAADI; from the coding sequence ATGGCTCTCATCAACGACTCCGGGGTGAACGTCGCCGTCGTCGGCGCGACCGGCCAGGTGGGCGGGGTCCTGCAGCGGCTCCTCGCCGAGCGGGCGTTCCCCGTGCGCGACCTGCGCTTCTTCGCGTCCGCGCGCTCGGCCGGCACGACGCTGACCTACGAGGGCGTCGAGGTCGTCGTGGAGGACGTCGCGGCGACCGCGACCGACGACCTCGCCGACATCGACGTCGCCATCTTCTCCGCCGGCGGCGGCACGTCGCGCGAGCACGCGCCCCGGTTCGCCGAGGCGGGCGCCGTCGTCATCGACAACTCCTCCGCGTGGCGCCTCGACCCCGAGGTGCCGCTGGTCGTGTCCGAGGTGAACCCCGAGGCGATCGCCGAGGCCGCCAAGGGCATCGTCGCGAACCCGAACTGCACCACGATGGCCGCGATGCCGGTGCTCAAGCCGCTGGCCGACGAGGCCGGGCTGGAGCGGCTGCGGGTCGCGACGTACCAGGCGGTGTCCGGGTCCGGGCTCGGCGGCGTGCGCGAGCTCGCCGACCAGGCGCGGGCCGCCGTCGCCGGTGACCTGGAGGGCCTCGCGCACTCCGGGTCGGCCGTGGCGTTCCCCGAGCCGGAGAAGTACGTCGCACCCATCGCGTTCGACGTCATCGCGCTCGCCGGGAACCTCGTGGACGACGGGTCGGGCGAGACCGACGAGGAGCAGAAGCTCCGGAACGAGTCCCGCAAGATCCTCGGCCTGCCCGACCTCGCTGTGGCCGGGACGTGCGTGCGGGTGCCCGTCTTCTCCGGGCACTCGCTCGCCATCCACGCCGAGTTCTCGTCGCCCATCACCCCCGAGCGGGCGCGCGAGCTGCTCGCCGCGGCACCGGGCGTCGAGCTCGTCGACGTCCCCACGCCGCTGCTGGCGGCCGGGGCCGACCCGTCGTACGTGGGCCGCATCCGCACCGACCAGTCCGTGCCGGGCGGCCGGGGCCTCGTGCTCTTCGTGTCCAACGACAACCTGCGCAAGGGCGCGGCGCTCAACGCAGTCCAGATCGCCGAGCTCGTCGCTGCCGACCTGGCCGAGCTGTCGACCATCGACCTCGCCGAGGCGGCGGCCGCCGCCGACATCTGA